A DNA window from Limanda limanda chromosome 6, fLimLim1.1, whole genome shotgun sequence contains the following coding sequences:
- the zgc:162608 gene encoding uncharacterized protein zgc:162608 — MHRKAVIFALSFLTISAYPLHRDTREATWTDSKANQAHDKTDLTKDVDNLYKSHLDSSSLYNKEDDHNTNPMVEEMQRKLIMESERLRTRLRQELAELQERLSPSQAHLSSTLASLRELLAPLSQQLQSSLSSITRELCGQLSLYLQDLDTADARAEAQAETGSAARHQKTFHWMTQALDGSSSKLANVITDFHSKTAGVIERFTEIGANEEGAARSDVWEVMSSRLGQEVRSLRSETQNMAVALKVGLAALLETSVPSEAEVTASVERFCQKAASLSQVFQIQMEKLFQEPEEQRASSLSPSSSSSSSTQPAGSLQEDFSVKLSALIQDILHSV; from the exons ATGCATCGAAAAGCCGTGATCTTCGCCCTGTCATTCTTGACAATTTCAG CGTACCCACTGCACCGTGACACCAGGGAAGCAACCTGGACTGACTCAAAAGCAAACCAGGCTCACGACAAGACAGACCTCACAAAGGATGTGGA TAACCTCTACAAAAGTCACCTGGACAGCAGCAGCCTTTACAACAAGGAGGATGACCACAACACAAACCCTATGGTAGAAGAGATGCAGCGCAAACTCATCATGGAGTCAGAGCGTCTGCGTACTCGTCTGCGCCAAGAGCTGGCCGAGCTGCAGGAGAGGTTGTCCCCATCTCAAGCCCACCTCAGCTCCACCCTGGCCAGCCTCAGGGAGCTCTTGGCTCCTCtcagccagcagcttcagagCTCCCTCAGTAGCATCACCCGAGAGCTGTGCGGCCAGCTGAGCCTCTACCTGCAGGACCTGGATACAGCAGATGCCCGGGCAGAGGCCCAGGCAGAGACAGGCAGTGCGGCTCGCCACCAGAAGACCTTCCACTGGATGACACAAGCCCTGGACGGCAGCAGTTCAAAGCTGGCCAACGTCATCACTGACTTCCATAGTAAAACTGCCGGGGTGATTGAACGTTTCACAGAGATCGGTGCTAACGAGGAGGGTGCAGCCAGGTCAGACGTCTGGGAGGTGATGAGCTCCAGGcttggacaggaagtgagatcaCTGAGGTCGGAGACACAGAACATGGCGGTGGCTCTGAAAGTAGGGCTCGCTGCTCTGCTGGAAACCTCAGTACCTTCTGAAGCTGAAGTGACAGCGAGTGTGGAGCGGTTCTGCCAGAAGGCTGCCTCACTGAGCCAAGTGTTTCAGATCCAGATGGAGAAGTTGTTTCAGGAGCCGGAGGAGCAGAGAGCCTCCAGCCtgtcaccctcctcttcctcttcttcgtccACGCAGCCTGCTGGCTCTCTGCAGGAGGACTTTTCAGTTAAACTCTCAGCTCTGATTCAAGACATTCTGCACTCAGTATAG
- the LOC133003253 gene encoding zona pellucida-like domain-containing protein 1 produces MALYLCLPLLVALLHPALCLYNCSSEYERTPDSSDLMVDCGTNMITLEINLCTAQWAGFNTTNLALNGAHNNMACMGTVDTSVAPPVIRYLLPVNHSLDNSCRQSLQIVDKTPDPTGPFASFQNIQAVVITGFIDTPRSDQGLISYSTDLYYHFSCTYPLEYLINNTQIVASSVSVATKDNNGTFINALEMAVFNDSDYTNPLVLPPAGLQLRTRIYVEVKAVNLTGNFHVLLDHCFSTPTTYNMSLNEQHNFFVGCSVDQRSKVTSNGLSMVARFDFEAFRFVQHRDQEKSSSYLHCILRLCEPNKCQELVAACNTRRKRSVTPFGEESRESATVSVGPLYTAPESRPFAAAYSNDLAPEKEAVDVTGLAVGVVFGSAAAALLVLGGWFVLKKFYWAGGLHAFD; encoded by the exons ATGGCTCTTTAtctttgtctccctctgctggtgGCACTCCTGCATcctgctctgtgtctctatAACTGCTCTTCCGAGTATGAGAGGACACCAG ACAGCTCAGACTTGATGGTGGACTGTGGAACCAACATGATCACCCTGGAGATCAACCTGTGCACGGCTCAGTGGGCAGGCTTCAACACCACAAACCTGGCTCTGAACGGGGCCCACAACAACATGGCGTGCATGGGCACCGTCGACACCAGCGTGGCCCCCCCAGTCATTCGTTACCTTCTCCCTGTCAACCACAGTCTGGATAACTCCTGTCGCCAGTCTCTGCAG ATTGTCGACAAGACCCCGGATCCCACAGGTCCCTTCGCCAGCTTCcaaaacatccaggcagttgtCATCACAGGCTTCATTGACACACCCAGATCTGACCAGGGGCTGATCAGCTACTCCACTGACCTCTACTATCACTTCTCCTGCACCTACCCACTGGAGTACCTCATCAACAATACACAGATTGTGGC CTCCTCTGTCTCGGTGGCGACCAAGGATAACAATGGAACATTCATTAATGCATTGGAAATGGCTGTTTTTAAT GACTCAGACTACACCAACCCGTTAGTGTTGCCTCCAGCAGGTCTCCAGCTGCGAACCAGGATCTATGTGGAGGTCAAGGCCGTCAACCTCACAGGAAA TTTCCATGTCCTGCTGGATCACTGCTTCAGTACTCCCACTACTTACAACATGTCGCTCAACGAGCAGCACAACTTCTTCGTCGG CTGTTCAGTGGaccagaggtcaaaggtgacaAGCAATGGCCTTTCCATGGTCGCCAGGTTCGACTTTGAGGCTTTCCGCTTCGTACAGCACCGTGACCAGGAAAAGTCCAGCAGCTATCTGCACTGCATACTGAGACTCTGTGAGCCCAACAAATGTCAAGAGCTGGTGGCT GCCTGTAACACCAGAAGAAAAAGGTCAGTGACTCCTTTCGGTGAAGAAAGCAGAGAATCAGCCACTGTTTCAGTCGGACCTCTTTACACTGCTCCAGAAA GCAGGCCATTTGCAGCGGCCTACA GTAATGACTTGGCACCAGAGAAGGAGGCTGTGGACGTGACGGGCCTGGCGGTCGGGGTGGTGTTTGGCTCAGCGGCTGCTGCCCTGCTGGTTCTGGGCGGGTGGTTTGTCCTGAAGAAGTTTTATTGGGCGGGAGGATTACATGCCTTTGATTGA